From the Hevea brasiliensis isolate MT/VB/25A 57/8 chromosome 15, ASM3005281v1, whole genome shotgun sequence genome, one window contains:
- the LOC131173851 gene encoding protein NONRESPONDING TO OXYLIPINS 2, mitochondrial-like — MASFCRSAIMAGSRSMAARSRTLSQKTLNAKSVSSPLSSPSRRHIPSASRFVSVFGSLESLMPLHSAIANARLKSSIAVDSSCWSWLSQGLATPL, encoded by the exons ATGGCCTCTTTTTGTAGATCAGCTATAATGGCAGGCTCAAGGTCCATGGCGGCTCGATCCAGAACCCTATCCCAGAAAACCCTAAACGCAAAGTCCGTTTCCTCTCCTTTGTCTTCGCCATCAAGACGACACATCCCCAGTGCTTCAAG GTTTGTATCAGTTTTCGGAAGCCTGGAGTCATTAATGCCACTTCACAGTGCCATTGCCAATGCTCGGCTCAAATCCAGCATTGCTGTTGATTCCTCTTGCTGGAGCTGGCTTTCTCAAG GCCTTGCAACACCATTGTGA
- the LOC110645484 gene encoding NADH dehydrogenase [ubiquinone] iron-sulfur protein 8, mitochondrial produces the protein MAAILARKSLSALRARQLAVSGQALQGSHQYALRSSAHLYSTKKDDEEREQLAKEISKDWNSVFERSINTLFLTEMVRGLMLTLKYFFEKKVTINYPFEKGPLSPRFRGEHALRRYPTGEERCIACKLCEAICPAQAITIEAEEREDGSRRTTRYDIDMTKCIYCGFCQEACPVDAIVEGPNFEFATETHEELLYDKEKLLDNGDRWETEIAENLRSESLYR, from the exons ATGGCTGCGATCTTAGCTCGCAAGTCTCTCTCCGCGCTTCGTGCTCGTCAGCTT GCTGTATCTGGACAAGCATTGCAGGGCTCACACCAATATGCACTGCGTTCTAGTGCGCATTTATATTCCACCAAAAAAG ATGATGAAGAAAGAGAACAGCTTGCAAAGGAGATTTCCAAGGATTGGAATTCTG TTTTTGAGAGAAGCATAAACACACTATTTCTTACTGAAATGGTTCGCGGTTTGATGTTAACACTCAAGTATTTCTTTGAAAAAAAAGTGACT ATTAATTACCCATTTGAGAAGGGTCCTTTGAGCCCCCGGTTTCGTGGTGAGCACGCCCTCCGACGATATCCAACAGGAGAGGAACGTTGCATTGCCTGCAAACTCTGTGAAGCT ATATGTCCTGCACAGGCGATAACAATAGAGGCTGAGGAACGTGAAGATGGAAGCCGTAGGACAACTAG GTATGATATTGACATGACAAAATGCATCTATTGTGGATTTTGCCAGGAGGCATGCCCTGTTGATGCAATTGTTGAGGGGCCCAACTTTGAATTTGCAACAGAGACTCATGAG GAGCTTCTGTATGACAAGGAGAAGCTACTTGACAATGGGGACCGTTGGGAGACTGAGATTGCAGAGAACCTGAGATCGGAGAGTCTCTATCGTTGA